GTGCGGTGGCGACCCCCTGGCTGAGCAATTACCTCAAGCGCGAGTCTCGTCTGCAGGATGCCGCGGCGCGTGAAGACGGCGGCGAACGCCAATGCACGCTCAAGTGGGATTGCCTGCTGCAGTGCGGCCTGCGCGACAAGCTCTCGAAGTTCGGCCAGTTCTGCATCGACAACCAGCTTGCCCACGCGGTGAAGGGCGACATTGCCAAGGGCCTGTTCTTCCGCGGCAAAGGCACGCTCCCCTTCGGCACCGAGATGCGTTCGGTACGCGAACTGATCGAATACCTGCTCGCCGACCTGCGCCCGGCACACGCCTGATCCGCGGCAAGCAGGCAGTAAAAGGCCGGCACATCGCCGGCCTTTTTCATTCGGGCAGCACGCCTCAGACCGCGTAGAAGTAGCGCACCAGGTGGAAGTAGATCGGTGCCGCGAAGGCAACCGGCGCGACGCGGTCGAGCATGCCGCCGTGGCCGACGATCGAATGGCCCCAGTAACGCACGCCGCGATCGCGCTTGATGGCCGTCATCACCAGGCTGCCGAGGAAGCCCATCCAGGTCGCCGCGAGCGCAATGCCGAACGCGGCCCACACGCCGAACGGCGTTATCCAGGCCAGCATCGCGCCCAGCAAGGCGGCACCGAAGCCGCCCAGAACCAGGCCCTCCCAGGTTCGCGTGAGCGATACACCCGGCGCCGCCGGTGTCCGGCCAAGACGGGCCGAGAAGAACTTCTGCAGCACGTCGCCGCTCTGCACCACCAGCACCAGGAACGCGATCAACAGCAGGTGGCGCCCCGCGTAGTCCGGGATGCGCAGGCTCAACAGCTGCGGCACGTTCGACAGGCAGTACACGCAGATCATCAGGCCCCACTGCACGTTGGCGGCGCGGTCCATGAAACGCTTGGCGTCACCCCGCAGCGCCGACACGATCGGCAGGAAGAGGAAGGCGAAGACCGGCACCCACAGCTCGGTGAAGGTCAGCCAGCCGTGCCAGATGCCCAGGTAGTGCAGCGGCAACACCAGGAAGAAGGCCGCGAGCAGCGTCCAGTGATCGCCGATGCGGGTGGGCGACAGCGTGATGAATTCGCGCAGGGTGCCGAAGGACGCAAACGCGAACAGCAAGGCGACGCCCTTGCGACCGGCCAAAAACGCCAACCCGATCCACGCGACCATGATCCACCAGCCGCGCACTCGCGCCACATAGCTTTCGATCACGCCGACCCGGCGTCCGCGCACCCGGCGCCGCAGGTAGCGGCCGAACAGCGTCGCCATGATCAGCACCACGAAAACGCCGGCAAAGAGCAGCGCGGTCGTCGTGCGCGGGCCGAGTGTGGGGCCGGTCCACGGCGGCACCGGCAGTTTGCCCAGGTCGATGCCGAACTTCATCATTCGAGCGGCTCCTCGCCTTTCGGCGCCCACGATTGCAGCACGCTGCGCGCGCGATGCAGGAAGTCGTCGCGGTCTTCGTCCTGCGCCAGCCCGATTGGCTCGCCGAAGCCGACCGAGCAGATCAGCGGCACCGGAATCACCTGCCCTTTTGGCATCACCCGATTGAGGTTCGCCAGCCAGACCGGCACCAGTTCGACCTTGGGGTGGCTTTCGGCAAGGTGGAA
This region of Niveibacterium umoris genomic DNA includes:
- a CDS encoding phosphatidate cytidylyltransferase — encoded protein: MMKFGIDLGKLPVPPWTGPTLGPRTTTALLFAGVFVVLIMATLFGRYLRRRVRGRRVGVIESYVARVRGWWIMVAWIGLAFLAGRKGVALLFAFASFGTLREFITLSPTRIGDHWTLLAAFFLVLPLHYLGIWHGWLTFTELWVPVFAFLFLPIVSALRGDAKRFMDRAANVQWGLMICVYCLSNVPQLLSLRIPDYAGRHLLLIAFLVLVVQSGDVLQKFFSARLGRTPAAPGVSLTRTWEGLVLGGFGAALLGAMLAWITPFGVWAAFGIALAATWMGFLGSLVMTAIKRDRGVRYWGHSIVGHGGMLDRVAPVAFAAPIYFHLVRYFYAV